The Thermomicrobiales bacterium genome has a segment encoding these proteins:
- a CDS encoding DUF58 domain-containing protein, whose translation MNGLLTSIRDRFGGTVSPDQHAVAPAREQVVFDEELLARLRKLTLLSNASVSHGLAGEHRSQRRGSSPEFADFKSYSQGDDFRRIDWNIYSRLGELFIRLSEVTTELTVHLLLDASGSMDWSGDAQRITKFTYARRVTGSLGYVGLWHFDRLSITPFSNQLGHPFGPSHGRSNITPMLKYLTDLPASGTTSFAESVERYARARKRPGVLIVLSDLLSGEPDEMRTAFQLLRSRGWQTTVVQIVDPAERDPALAFPVGANAQPLTIELIDLEQATRLQITPTQSALADYTRALTAWQADVESVCASEQIPLITLQTDWPFETVVLGLLAQRGVVG comes from the coding sequence ATGAACGGTCTGCTCACGTCCATTCGAGACAGATTTGGCGGAACGGTTTCGCCTGACCAGCATGCCGTTGCGCCAGCGCGCGAGCAGGTGGTGTTCGATGAGGAGTTGCTGGCTCGCCTGCGAAAGCTGACGTTGCTTTCGAATGCGTCGGTGTCGCATGGGTTAGCTGGTGAGCATCGCTCACAACGGCGCGGTTCGTCACCCGAGTTTGCCGATTTCAAGAGCTATTCCCAAGGCGACGACTTTCGCCGGATCGATTGGAACATCTACAGCCGGCTGGGAGAGCTCTTCATCCGGTTGAGCGAAGTCACGACCGAGCTGACCGTGCATCTCTTGCTGGATGCGTCGGGCTCCATGGATTGGTCTGGCGATGCGCAGCGCATCACCAAGTTCACCTATGCGCGGCGAGTGACCGGATCGCTCGGATATGTTGGGCTCTGGCATTTCGACCGGTTGTCGATCACGCCATTCAGCAATCAGCTCGGGCATCCATTCGGGCCGTCTCACGGCCGTTCGAACATCACCCCGATGCTGAAGTACCTGACCGACCTGCCGGCAAGCGGGACGACATCGTTCGCCGAATCGGTCGAGCGCTATGCGCGGGCCCGGAAGCGGCCCGGCGTGCTGATCGTGCTCTCCGATCTCCTCTCTGGCGAGCCGGATGAGATGCGGACGGCATTCCAGCTGCTGCGCAGCCGAGGTTGGCAGACGACTGTGGTGCAGATCGTCGATCCGGCCGAGCGTGATCCCGCGCTTGCGTTCCCGGTAGGCGCAAACGCGCAACCGCTGACCATCGAGCTCATCGATCTGGAGCAAGCCACCCGCTTGCAGATCACACCGACGCAATCCGCGCTCGCTGATTACACGCGTGCATTGACGGCGTGGCAGGCCGATGTTGAGTCGGTCTGTGCGTCCGAGCAAATTCCGCTGATCACCCTGCAAACCGACTGGCCATTCGAAACCGTGGTGCTCGGGTTGCTGGCGCAACGGGGGGTGGTTGGATGA